In Planctomycetia bacterium, the genomic stretch AACGCCGGCGTCACACCCACAGGTCCGCGGCGATGGCCGCGAGCAGGAGCAGGCCGATCGCGGCGTTGGCCGTGAAGAAGGCCTGATTCACGCGGGACAGGTCGTCGGGCTTCACGAGCGCGTGCTCCCAGACGAGCAAGCCCGCGATCGCGGCCCAGGCCACCCAGTAGATCGGCCCCAGTTCCGGCACCAGACCCGGGAGCATCGCCAGGACGCAGAGCGTGGCCGCATGCAGCCACTTGGCGAGGGACAGCGCGCGGGGCACGCCGAGCCGGGCGGGGATACTGCGCAGGCCATGCGCGGCGTCGAAGGCGGCGTCCTGGCAGGCGTAGATGATGTCGAACCCCGCCACCCACAGGGTGACCGCGAGGCCGAGGATCGCGGCCGGCAGGATGTCGGCCGGTGTCTCGAGGAGCGTCTGGCCGCGGAGGGCGATCCAGGCGGCGATCGGCGCGAAGCCGAGGGCGGCGCCCAGCCAGAGGTGGGCCAGCGGCGTGAACCGCTTGGCGTAGCTGTAGCCGAGCAGCCAGGCGAGGACCGGGAGCGCGAGCACCAGCGGCAGCCAGTTGGGGAGGAACAGGAGCGTGGCGGCGACGAACACGGCTGCCGACACGACGACGAGACCGAGCACCTCGGCCACGCCGACCGCGCCCCGCGGCAGGTGCCGTGTCGCCGTCCGCGGGTTGGCGGCGTCGATCGTCCGGTCGACGAGCCGGTTGAAGGCCATGGCCGCCGTGCGGGCGGCGACCATGCAGAGGAGAATTCCGGCCGCGGGCCGCAGCCAGCCGAACGGACCGGATACGAGCCCGGGGTCGATGCCACGCCGGGCGGCGAGCAGGGCCGCGGTCACCGCGAACGGCAGCGCGAACACCGTGTGACTAAACCGGACGAGCTCGAGGTAGGTGCGCAGCCGGGCGGCCAGGGGCTGCCGCAGGGCCGGGGATTCCCTGACTGCCGTCGCCATCAGGACTCGACTCCCCAGCGGCGCATGAGCGTGGTGTGCACGCCGAGTTGATCGCAGATCCGGGCGACGACGAAGTCGACGAGGTCGGCGACGCTGCCCGCCCCGTGATAGAAGCCCGGTGCGGCCGGAAGCACGACCGCGCCCGCCTCGTGAATCGCCTGCATGTTCTTGAGTTGCGGCAGCGAGAGCGGCGTCTCGCGCGGCACGACCACGAGTTTCCGCCGCTCCTTGAGGTGGACCTCGGCGGCCCGGTGGATCAGGTTCTCGCCCATCGAGTGGGCCACGGCCGCCAGCGTGCTGCCGCTGCACGGGCAGATCGCCATTGCGGACGTCAGGAACGAGCCGCTGGCGATCGGGGCCATCAGGTTCTTGAAGTGGTGGTAGGTGCAGCGGCCCGCCGTCGGCGGCGTTGCGCCGAGCAGGGCGGCGAGGTCGAACCGGTCGAGGTCGATCCGCCGGCCGAGCTCCGTCTCGAACACGGCCTGCCCCGACGGACTGATGGTGAGATGGATTTCGCGGCCCGCGGCGAGCAGGACCTCGACGAGCCGGACCCCGTAGGCCGCCCCGGAGGCGCCGGTGATCGCCACGACGATCGGCAGATCGGACACGTCAGGCTGCCCCCGTGGGGATGTCGGGGGACCCGATCGACCGCGTGCGCGTCGCGACCGTGAGCGTCGCGATGCCGAACGTCAGCGGGATCATCTCCGGCTCCGCGAAGCCCGCCGCCCGGACGAGCGACGCGAGCCGCGGGCCGCTGGGAAACTCCTCCACGCTCTTGTTGAGGTAGGTGTAGGCGTCGGAGTGGTTGCGTGCCACGAGGTTGCCGAGGAACGGAAGGACGCGGCGGAAGTACCACAGGTAGCTTGTGCGGATGAGCGGATTCGGCGGCAGGGAGAATTCAAGGATCGCCAGCCGGCCGCCGGGGGCGAGCACGCGGCCCATCTCCGCCAGGCCCCGGGCCGTGTCGGCGATGTTCCGCAGGCCGAAGGCGACCGTCACCAGATCGAAGCTGGCGTCGGGGAAGGGGAGGGCCTGGGCGTCGGCCTCGATCCACTCCACCGTGGCGCCGCTCTTCCGCGCCTTCTCCACGCCCCGGTCGAGCATCGGCCGGCAGAAATCGCTGGCCACGACCCGCACGGCGGAGCCGGCGGCGGCCGCGTAGGCCAGCGCCAGGTCGCCGGTGCCGGTGCAGACGTCGAGGATCGCCCCGGCGGGAGGCGGCGGGGCGCGGCGGACGGTGACGTGCCGCCACCAGACGTCGATGCCGCCGGAGAGCATGCGGTTGACGAGGTCGTATCGCGGAGCGATCTCCGCGAACATGCCGCGGACTTTCGTGCCGCTCTTGTCGACGGCGTTGTGCGCCGGGGGAGGGTGGCCTATCGTGGCGAGGGGTTCGGCGATCACGCGGGTGCTCTCTTTCGTCATGCCTCTGCACTGGCACTGTCACGAACTCTTTCATCGTATGCCGCCGGGAGCGGTTGCGGGAGGGATCGCCGTCGTGATCGACGTGCTGCGGGCCTCGACGACGATCGCGACGGCACTGGCCCACGGGGCGGCCGGGGTCAGGCCGGTGACGGGAGTCGATGAGGCCCGCACCGTCGCCGCGGCCCGTGGAACCGCCGCCCTCCTGGGCGGGGAGCGGGGGGGCGTGCGGATCGCCGGATTCGACCTCGGCAACTCGCCGCTGGAGTACACCCGCGACCGGATCGCCGGCCGGTCGATCGTGATCACGACGACCAACGGCACGGCGGCCCTTGCCGCGTGCCGCTCCGCCCACGCGGTGCTCGTGGGCGCCGTCGTGAACGCCGCGGCGGTGGCCGCGGCGGCTCGTCGGCTCGCGACCACGAGCGGCACGACCGACGTCCATCTCGTCTGCGCCGGCACCGACGGATCGCCGAGCGGCGAGGATCTGCTCGGCGCCGGCGCGATCCTCGCCGCCGCGGCGCCGGCGGGCCCGGACGACGTGCTCGATGCCTCCGCCCGCGCGGCCCGCGATGCGTTCCTTCGCGTGGCCGCGGCAGCCGACCCGCGGGCGGCGCTGGTCGCGGAGTTTCACCGCGCGCCGGGCGGGACGAACCTCGTCGCCCTGGGGATGGAGGCCGACCTCGCCGCCTGCGCCGCTCGCGACTCGATCGGCACTGTGCCCCGGCTCGACCCGGCGACGGGCTGGCTGGTTGAAATGGTGCCCGCCGGCGAATCCGGGTAAGGTACTGCCGCTGCCGACGCACGCGGCGTCGCGCTGGATGTTTCCCCCCGGGCGGGCATGATGCAGAACCAAAGCGATCAGTCACGGATGGACCGGATCGTGTCGCTGGCGAAGCGGCGCGGCTTCATCTTCCAGTCGAGCGAGATCTACGGTGGCCTCAACGGCTTCTGGGACTATGGCCCCCTGGGCGTGGCCCTGAAGCGGAACCTCAAGGAGGCCTGGTGGCAGGACATGGTCGCCGGCCACGACGAGCTGGCCACGCCCGCCGGCGCGCCCGAGCCCTACGAGATGACCGGGCTCGACTGCACGATCATCATGCACCCGCAGGTCTGGAAGTGCTCCGGGCACTTCGACCTGTTCCACGACTGGATGATCGACTGCCGGGATTCGAAGCGCCGCTACCGCTTCGATCACCTCCACGGCCGCTGGGCGGCCCACCGCGGCAAGCGGGTGTTCGTCGTCACCGACCAGTCCGGGGACGACGCCGTGCCGCACACGGTGACGCGGGCCCAGAAGTTCTTCGGCGTCCGCGCGAACAAGATCGAGGAGATCGAGTGGGGCGGCGGCCTGGAACCGCTCGCCGAGGCGGTGAAGGGGGGGCGGGCCCTGCTCGCCGACGCCCTCGGGCCCGACGCCACCGCCCCGGGCACGCTCACCGAGCCGCGCGAGTTCAACCTGATGTTCGAGACGCGGATCGGGGCCCTCGCCGGCGACGACGACGACCGGGCCTTCCTCCGGCCGGAGACGGCGCAGGGCATCTTCGTGAACTTCAAGAACGTGGTCGACACGTCACGGGTGCGCGTCCCGTTTGGCATCGGCCAGGTCGGCAAGAGCTTCCGCAACGAGATCACGCCGCGGAACTTCACCTTCCGGTCCCGCGAGTTCGAGCAGATGGAGATCGAGTTCTTCTGCAAGCCGGCCGACTCGGCGGCCTGGTACCGCTACTGGCGCGACCGGCGCTGGAAGTGGTACCTCGACCTCGGCCTCACGGCCGGCCGGCTCCAGCTTCGCGAGCATGGGGCGGACGAGCTCTCCCACTATTCCGTGGGCACGGCCGACATCGAGTACGCATTTCCGTTCCTCGCGGAGGGTGAGTTCGGCGAACTGGAGGGAATCGCCCATCGCGGCGACTTCGACCTGCGCAGCCACATGGAGGGCAAGCTCGTCCGCCGCGACGGCGGGCTCGTCGTCGAGACCGGCGCCGACGGCAAGCCCCGGCACCGCGGCAGCGGCAAGGACCTCTCCTACTTCGACGACATCTCCCGGGAACGCTACGTGCCGCACGTCATCGAGCCGTCGGCGGGGGCCGACCGGGCCGTGCTCGCCTTCCTCTGCGACGCCTACCACGAGGACGAGGTGCCCGACGAGGATGGCAAGCCGCGCAGCCGGACCGTGCTCAAGCTCCA encodes the following:
- the ubiA gene encoding 4-hydroxybenzoate octaprenyltransferase, which produces MATAVRESPALRQPLAARLRTYLELVRFSHTVFALPFAVTAALLAARRGIDPGLVSGPFGWLRPAAGILLCMVAARTAAMAFNRLVDRTIDAANPRTATRHLPRGAVGVAEVLGLVVVSAAVFVAATLLFLPNWLPLVLALPVLAWLLGYSYAKRFTPLAHLWLGAALGFAPIAAWIALRGQTLLETPADILPAAILGLAVTLWVAGFDIIYACQDAAFDAAHGLRSIPARLGVPRALSLAKWLHAATLCVLAMLPGLVPELGPIYWVAWAAIAGLLVWEHALVKPDDLSRVNQAFFTANAAIGLLLLAAIAADLWV
- the ubiX gene encoding flavin prenyltransferase UbiX is translated as MSDLPIVVAITGASGAAYGVRLVEVLLAAGREIHLTISPSGQAVFETELGRRIDLDRFDLAALLGATPPTAGRCTYHHFKNLMAPIASGSFLTSAMAICPCSGSTLAAVAHSMGENLIHRAAEVHLKERRKLVVVPRETPLSLPQLKNMQAIHEAGAVVLPAAPGFYHGAGSVADLVDFVVARICDQLGVHTTLMRRWGVES
- the menG gene encoding demethylmenaquinone methyltransferase, yielding MTKESTRVIAEPLATIGHPPPAHNAVDKSGTKVRGMFAEIAPRYDLVNRMLSGGIDVWWRHVTVRRAPPPPAGAILDVCTGTGDLALAYAAAAGSAVRVVASDFCRPMLDRGVEKARKSGATVEWIEADAQALPFPDASFDLVTVAFGLRNIADTARGLAEMGRVLAPGGRLAILEFSLPPNPLIRTSYLWYFRRVLPFLGNLVARNHSDAYTYLNKSVEEFPSGPRLASLVRAAGFAEPEMIPLTFGIATLTVATRTRSIGSPDIPTGAA
- the comB gene encoding putative 2-phosphosulfolactate phosphatase, whose product is MIDVLRASTTIATALAHGAAGVRPVTGVDEARTVAAARGTAALLGGERGGVRIAGFDLGNSPLEYTRDRIAGRSIVITTTNGTAALAACRSAHAVLVGAVVNAAAVAAAARRLATTSGTTDVHLVCAGTDGSPSGEDLLGAGAILAAAAPAGPDDVLDASARAARDAFLRVAAAADPRAALVAEFHRAPGGTNLVALGMEADLAACAARDSIGTVPRLDPATGWLVEMVPAGESG
- the glyQS gene encoding glycine--tRNA ligase, encoding MMQNQSDQSRMDRIVSLAKRRGFIFQSSEIYGGLNGFWDYGPLGVALKRNLKEAWWQDMVAGHDELATPAGAPEPYEMTGLDCTIIMHPQVWKCSGHFDLFHDWMIDCRDSKRRYRFDHLHGRWAAHRGKRVFVVTDQSGDDAVPHTVTRAQKFFGVRANKIEEIEWGGGLEPLAEAVKGGRALLADALGPDATAPGTLTEPREFNLMFETRIGALAGDDDDRAFLRPETAQGIFVNFKNVVDTSRVRVPFGIGQVGKSFRNEITPRNFTFRSREFEQMEIEFFCKPADSAAWYRYWRDRRWKWYLDLGLTAGRLQLREHGADELSHYSVGTADIEYAFPFLAEGEFGELEGIAHRGDFDLRSHMEGKLVRRDGGLVVETGADGKPRHRGSGKDLSYFDDISRERYVPHVIEPSAGADRAVLAFLCDAYHEDEVPDEDGKPRSRTVLKLHPRLAPVKAAILPLVKKDGMPEVAIDLYRRLKPHMACQYDEKGSVGRRYARQDEAGTPWCLTIDGQTLTDQTVTLRDRDSLVQSRVPLDEVVDLLRDRL